In Zingiber officinale cultivar Zhangliang chromosome 3B, Zo_v1.1, whole genome shotgun sequence, a single window of DNA contains:
- the LOC122055910 gene encoding protein REVEILLE 6-like isoform X2, with protein sequence MILAKAITMEAGGGREPPCVVYCPDRSSSMAVDGNDLPSSDDLGKKTRKAYTITKSRESWTEQDHDKFLEALQLFDRDWKKIEAFVGSKTVIQIRSHAQKYFLKVQKNGTNEHVPPPRPKRKAVHPYPQKAAKNGVSSTRESTSMPGNHTTMTVSSLIQRSEQPVSTCHLKKDAVVNAGVLTANNSSCTSTESPGTWSACEAIDQENLVTSLPIMPDFAQVYGFLGSLFDPSASGHLQKLKAMDPIDVETVLILMRNLALNLTCPESEDHRMLLSTYGNDMEEVNAHNISNLFHSRDAAIIPLVVQGE encoded by the exons ATGATACTCGCCAAAGCCATCACGATGGAAGCTGGAGGCGGAAGGGAGCCGCCTTGTGTCGTCTATTGCCCGGACCGGTCCTCATCGATGGCCGTTGACGGTAACGACCTGCCTTCGTCGGATGACCTTGGGAAGAAGACCCGAAAGGCCTACACGATTACGAAGTCGAGGGAGAGTTGGACCGAGCAGGATCACGACAAGTTCCTTGAGGCCCTACAGCT TTTTGACCGAGATTGGAAAAAGATAGAGGCATTTGTGGGGTCAAAGACAGTGATCCAG ATAAGGAGCCATGCACAAAAATACTTTCTAAAAGTTCAGAAGAATGGTACAAATGAGCATGTGCCACCACCTCGACCTAAGAGAAAGGCGGTTCATCCATATCCTCAGAAAGCTGCTAAAAATG GCGTTTCTTCTACAAGAGAAAGTACATCCATGCCTGGGAACCACACTACCATGACAGTTTCTTCTTTGATTCAAAGATCAGAGCAGCCTGTCAGTACCTGCCATCTTAAGAAAG ATGCTGTAGTAAATGCAGGAGTTTTGACAGCAAACAATTCCAGCTGTACTAGCACTGAGAGCCCTGGAACATGGTCTGCTTGTGAAGCAATTGATCAGGAAAATTTGGTCACATCTCTTCCCA TCATGCCAGACTTCGCCCAGGTGTATGGCTTTCTTGGCAGTTTGTTTGATCCTAGCGCAAGTGGACATTTGCAAAAGTTGAAAGCAATGGATCCAATTGATGTTGAAACT GTACTAATACTGATGAGGAACTTGGCTTTGAATTTGACTTGTCCAGAGTCTGAGGATCAT AGAATGCTACTTTCAACTTATGGCAATGATATGGAAGAAGTTAATGCACATAATATCAGCAACTTGTTTCATTCAAGAGATGCTGCAATTATCCCTCTTGT GGTTCAAGGAGAATAA
- the LOC122055910 gene encoding protein REVEILLE 6-like isoform X1, protein MILAKAITMEAGGGREPPCVVYCPDRSSSMAVDGNDLPSSDDLGKKTRKAYTITKSRESWTEQDHDKFLEALQLFDRDWKKIEAFVGSKTVIQIRSHAQKYFLKVQKNGTNEHVPPPRPKRKAVHPYPQKAAKNGVSSTRESTSMPGNHTTMTVSSLIQRSEQPVSTCHLKKDAVVNAGVLTANNSSCTSTESPGTWSACEAIDQENLVTSLPIMPDFAQVYGFLGSLFDPSASGHLQKLKAMDPIDVETVLILMRNLALNLTCPESEDHERIPWVGSDISWKTAGGVIIEKDDMSPEMYGEASRLKFIKKI, encoded by the exons ATGATACTCGCCAAAGCCATCACGATGGAAGCTGGAGGCGGAAGGGAGCCGCCTTGTGTCGTCTATTGCCCGGACCGGTCCTCATCGATGGCCGTTGACGGTAACGACCTGCCTTCGTCGGATGACCTTGGGAAGAAGACCCGAAAGGCCTACACGATTACGAAGTCGAGGGAGAGTTGGACCGAGCAGGATCACGACAAGTTCCTTGAGGCCCTACAGCT TTTTGACCGAGATTGGAAAAAGATAGAGGCATTTGTGGGGTCAAAGACAGTGATCCAG ATAAGGAGCCATGCACAAAAATACTTTCTAAAAGTTCAGAAGAATGGTACAAATGAGCATGTGCCACCACCTCGACCTAAGAGAAAGGCGGTTCATCCATATCCTCAGAAAGCTGCTAAAAATG GCGTTTCTTCTACAAGAGAAAGTACATCCATGCCTGGGAACCACACTACCATGACAGTTTCTTCTTTGATTCAAAGATCAGAGCAGCCTGTCAGTACCTGCCATCTTAAGAAAG ATGCTGTAGTAAATGCAGGAGTTTTGACAGCAAACAATTCCAGCTGTACTAGCACTGAGAGCCCTGGAACATGGTCTGCTTGTGAAGCAATTGATCAGGAAAATTTGGTCACATCTCTTCCCA TCATGCCAGACTTCGCCCAGGTGTATGGCTTTCTTGGCAGTTTGTTTGATCCTAGCGCAAGTGGACATTTGCAAAAGTTGAAAGCAATGGATCCAATTGATGTTGAAACT GTACTAATACTGATGAGGAACTTGGCTTTGAATTTGACTTGTCCAGAGTCTGAGGATCAT GAAAGAATTCCGTGGG TAGGTTCAGATATATCATGGAAAACTGCTGGTGGTGTGATCATAGAGAAAGACGATATGTCACCAGAAATGTATGGAGAGGCTTCGAGGCTAAAATTCATAAAGAAGATCTAA
- the LOC122055910 gene encoding protein REVEILLE 6-like isoform X3, with the protein MILAKAITMEAGGGREPPCVVYCPDRSSSMAVDGNDLPSSDDLGKKTRKAYTITKSRESWTEQDHDKFLEALQLFDRDWKKIEAFVGSKTVIQIRSHAQKYFLKVQKNGTNEHVPPPRPKRKAVHPYPQKAAKNGVSSTRESTSMPGNHTTMTVSSLIQRSEQPVSTCHLKKDAVVNAGVLTANNSSCTSTESPGTWSACEAIDQENLVTSLPIMPDFAQVYGFLGSLFDPSASGHLQKLKAMDPIDVETVLILMRNLALNLTCPESEDHERIPWGTCSPFLLIYHGKLLVV; encoded by the exons ATGATACTCGCCAAAGCCATCACGATGGAAGCTGGAGGCGGAAGGGAGCCGCCTTGTGTCGTCTATTGCCCGGACCGGTCCTCATCGATGGCCGTTGACGGTAACGACCTGCCTTCGTCGGATGACCTTGGGAAGAAGACCCGAAAGGCCTACACGATTACGAAGTCGAGGGAGAGTTGGACCGAGCAGGATCACGACAAGTTCCTTGAGGCCCTACAGCT TTTTGACCGAGATTGGAAAAAGATAGAGGCATTTGTGGGGTCAAAGACAGTGATCCAG ATAAGGAGCCATGCACAAAAATACTTTCTAAAAGTTCAGAAGAATGGTACAAATGAGCATGTGCCACCACCTCGACCTAAGAGAAAGGCGGTTCATCCATATCCTCAGAAAGCTGCTAAAAATG GCGTTTCTTCTACAAGAGAAAGTACATCCATGCCTGGGAACCACACTACCATGACAGTTTCTTCTTTGATTCAAAGATCAGAGCAGCCTGTCAGTACCTGCCATCTTAAGAAAG ATGCTGTAGTAAATGCAGGAGTTTTGACAGCAAACAATTCCAGCTGTACTAGCACTGAGAGCCCTGGAACATGGTCTGCTTGTGAAGCAATTGATCAGGAAAATTTGGTCACATCTCTTCCCA TCATGCCAGACTTCGCCCAGGTGTATGGCTTTCTTGGCAGTTTGTTTGATCCTAGCGCAAGTGGACATTTGCAAAAGTTGAAAGCAATGGATCCAATTGATGTTGAAACT GTACTAATACTGATGAGGAACTTGGCTTTGAATTTGACTTGTCCAGAGTCTGAGGATCAT GAAAGAATTCCGTGGGGTACCTGttctccctttcttctt ATATATCATGGAAAACTGCTGGTGGTGTGA
- the LOC122055910 gene encoding protein REVEILLE 6-like isoform X6, producing MILAKAITMEAGGGREPPCVVYCPDRSSSMAVDGNDLPSSDDLGKKTRKAYTITKSRESWTEQDHDKFLEALQLFDRDWKKIEAFVGSKTVIQIRSHAQKYFLKVQKNGTNEHVPPPRPKRKAVHPYPQKAAKNGVSSTRESTSMPGNHTTMTVSSLIQRSEQPVSTCHLKKDAVVNAGVLTANNSSCTSTESPGTWSACEAIDQENLVTSLPIMPDFAQVYGFLGSLFDPSASGHLQKLKAMDPIDVETVLILMRNLALNLTCPESEDH from the exons ATGATACTCGCCAAAGCCATCACGATGGAAGCTGGAGGCGGAAGGGAGCCGCCTTGTGTCGTCTATTGCCCGGACCGGTCCTCATCGATGGCCGTTGACGGTAACGACCTGCCTTCGTCGGATGACCTTGGGAAGAAGACCCGAAAGGCCTACACGATTACGAAGTCGAGGGAGAGTTGGACCGAGCAGGATCACGACAAGTTCCTTGAGGCCCTACAGCT TTTTGACCGAGATTGGAAAAAGATAGAGGCATTTGTGGGGTCAAAGACAGTGATCCAG ATAAGGAGCCATGCACAAAAATACTTTCTAAAAGTTCAGAAGAATGGTACAAATGAGCATGTGCCACCACCTCGACCTAAGAGAAAGGCGGTTCATCCATATCCTCAGAAAGCTGCTAAAAATG GCGTTTCTTCTACAAGAGAAAGTACATCCATGCCTGGGAACCACACTACCATGACAGTTTCTTCTTTGATTCAAAGATCAGAGCAGCCTGTCAGTACCTGCCATCTTAAGAAAG ATGCTGTAGTAAATGCAGGAGTTTTGACAGCAAACAATTCCAGCTGTACTAGCACTGAGAGCCCTGGAACATGGTCTGCTTGTGAAGCAATTGATCAGGAAAATTTGGTCACATCTCTTCCCA TCATGCCAGACTTCGCCCAGGTGTATGGCTTTCTTGGCAGTTTGTTTGATCCTAGCGCAAGTGGACATTTGCAAAAGTTGAAAGCAATGGATCCAATTGATGTTGAAACT GTACTAATACTGATGAGGAACTTGGCTTTGAATTTGACTTGTCCAGAGTCTGAGGATCAT TAG
- the LOC122055910 gene encoding protein REVEILLE 6-like isoform X4 has translation MILAKAITMEAGGGREPPCVVYCPDRSSSMAVDGNDLPSSDDLGKKTRKAYTITKSRESWTEQDHDKFLEALQLFDRDWKKIEAFVGSKTVIQIRSHAQKYFLKVQKNGTNEHVPPPRPKRKAVHPYPQKAAKNGVSSTRESTSMPGNHTTMTVSSLIQRSEQPVSTCHLKKDAVVNAGVLTANNSSCTSTESPGTWSACEAIDQENLVTSLPIMPDFAQVYGFLGSLFDPSASGHLQKLKAMDPIDVETVLILMRNLALNLTCPESEDHVQIYHGKLLVV, from the exons ATGATACTCGCCAAAGCCATCACGATGGAAGCTGGAGGCGGAAGGGAGCCGCCTTGTGTCGTCTATTGCCCGGACCGGTCCTCATCGATGGCCGTTGACGGTAACGACCTGCCTTCGTCGGATGACCTTGGGAAGAAGACCCGAAAGGCCTACACGATTACGAAGTCGAGGGAGAGTTGGACCGAGCAGGATCACGACAAGTTCCTTGAGGCCCTACAGCT TTTTGACCGAGATTGGAAAAAGATAGAGGCATTTGTGGGGTCAAAGACAGTGATCCAG ATAAGGAGCCATGCACAAAAATACTTTCTAAAAGTTCAGAAGAATGGTACAAATGAGCATGTGCCACCACCTCGACCTAAGAGAAAGGCGGTTCATCCATATCCTCAGAAAGCTGCTAAAAATG GCGTTTCTTCTACAAGAGAAAGTACATCCATGCCTGGGAACCACACTACCATGACAGTTTCTTCTTTGATTCAAAGATCAGAGCAGCCTGTCAGTACCTGCCATCTTAAGAAAG ATGCTGTAGTAAATGCAGGAGTTTTGACAGCAAACAATTCCAGCTGTACTAGCACTGAGAGCCCTGGAACATGGTCTGCTTGTGAAGCAATTGATCAGGAAAATTTGGTCACATCTCTTCCCA TCATGCCAGACTTCGCCCAGGTGTATGGCTTTCTTGGCAGTTTGTTTGATCCTAGCGCAAGTGGACATTTGCAAAAGTTGAAAGCAATGGATCCAATTGATGTTGAAACT GTACTAATACTGATGAGGAACTTGGCTTTGAATTTGACTTGTCCAGAGTCTGAGGATCAT GTTCAGATATATCATGGAAAACTGCTGGTGGTGTGA
- the LOC122055910 gene encoding protein REVEILLE 6-like isoform X5, which yields MILAKAITMEAGGGREPPCVVYCPDRSSSMAVDGNDLPSSDDLGKKTRKAYTITKSRESWTEQDHDKFLEALQLFDRDWKKIEAFVGSKTVIQIRSHAQKYFLKVQKNGTNEHVPPPRPKRKAVHPYPQKAAKNGVSSTRESTSMPGNHTTMTVSSLIQRSEQPVSTCHLKKDAVVNAGVLTANNSSCTSTESPGTWSACEAIDQENLVTSLPIMPDFAQVYGFLGSLFDPSASGHLQKLKAMDPIDVETVLILMRNLALNLTCPESEDHIYHGKLLVV from the exons ATGATACTCGCCAAAGCCATCACGATGGAAGCTGGAGGCGGAAGGGAGCCGCCTTGTGTCGTCTATTGCCCGGACCGGTCCTCATCGATGGCCGTTGACGGTAACGACCTGCCTTCGTCGGATGACCTTGGGAAGAAGACCCGAAAGGCCTACACGATTACGAAGTCGAGGGAGAGTTGGACCGAGCAGGATCACGACAAGTTCCTTGAGGCCCTACAGCT TTTTGACCGAGATTGGAAAAAGATAGAGGCATTTGTGGGGTCAAAGACAGTGATCCAG ATAAGGAGCCATGCACAAAAATACTTTCTAAAAGTTCAGAAGAATGGTACAAATGAGCATGTGCCACCACCTCGACCTAAGAGAAAGGCGGTTCATCCATATCCTCAGAAAGCTGCTAAAAATG GCGTTTCTTCTACAAGAGAAAGTACATCCATGCCTGGGAACCACACTACCATGACAGTTTCTTCTTTGATTCAAAGATCAGAGCAGCCTGTCAGTACCTGCCATCTTAAGAAAG ATGCTGTAGTAAATGCAGGAGTTTTGACAGCAAACAATTCCAGCTGTACTAGCACTGAGAGCCCTGGAACATGGTCTGCTTGTGAAGCAATTGATCAGGAAAATTTGGTCACATCTCTTCCCA TCATGCCAGACTTCGCCCAGGTGTATGGCTTTCTTGGCAGTTTGTTTGATCCTAGCGCAAGTGGACATTTGCAAAAGTTGAAAGCAATGGATCCAATTGATGTTGAAACT GTACTAATACTGATGAGGAACTTGGCTTTGAATTTGACTTGTCCAGAGTCTGAGGATCAT ATATATCATGGAAAACTGCTGGTGGTGTGA